In Flavobacterium lacustre, a genomic segment contains:
- a CDS encoding DUF6943 family protein, giving the protein MLNFIIKTHRKDTVYTKPHLFILNKGMNSGKPQKTPFTNSFVVIFQNEEDCESLFFIAYSLWQTKFWHPFLIGSVIPFLRLPDFKKEFNPQARLMMVEHEQHQKNVAALKLLEKKEKQYKEDMMLINDIRKAILYRYCRK; this is encoded by the coding sequence ATGCTAAATTTCATCATCAAGACCCACCGAAAAGACACCGTTTACACAAAACCCCATTTATTCATACTTAACAAGGGGATGAACAGCGGAAAGCCTCAAAAAACGCCATTTACTAACAGTTTTGTAGTCATTTTTCAAAACGAAGAAGATTGCGAAAGCCTTTTTTTCATTGCTTACAGTTTATGGCAAACAAAATTCTGGCACCCATTTTTAATTGGTTCGGTTATTCCGTTTTTGCGCCTCCCGGACTTCAAAAAAGAATTCAATCCTCAAGCTCGTTTGATGATGGTCGAACACGAGCAGCACCAAAAAAATGTTGCAGCTCTCAAACTTTTGGAGAAAAAAGAAAAACAATACAAAGAGGATATGATGCTCATAAATGACATCCGAAAAGCCATTTTGTACCGCTATTGCAGAAAATAA
- a CDS encoding DUF5675 family protein: MENKIIRVAQGKQSTLSQLYINGIFQCYLLEDKIREVKIASQTAIPTGIFEIKLNTWGAKNADYKRAFGNLHQGMIEISGLPNFSFVYIHVGNTIKDTAGCPLCGFGFQFAEGDFQVTQSIAAYKMIYPKLVALAKDPSNKFTIENNFQF, encoded by the coding sequence ATGGAAAATAAAATAATCAGGGTCGCCCAAGGCAAACAAAGTACATTGAGCCAGTTGTATATCAACGGAATTTTCCAATGTTATTTGTTAGAAGATAAAATCAGGGAAGTGAAGATTGCTTCACAAACTGCCATTCCTACGGGTATTTTCGAAATAAAACTCAACACTTGGGGAGCAAAAAATGCGGATTACAAGAGAGCTTTTGGAAACCTACACCAGGGAATGATTGAGATTTCGGGTTTACCGAATTTCAGCTTTGTCTATATTCACGTTGGAAATACCATAAAAGATACTGCCGGTTGTCCGCTTTGTGGTTTTGGTTTCCAATTTGCTGAAGGCGATTTTCAAGTTACCCAAAGTATTGCAGCTTACAAAATGATTTATCCCAAGTTGGTTGCATTGGCAAAGGATCCTTCTAACAAATTTACCATTGAAAATAATTTTCAATTTTAA
- a CDS encoding thermonuclease family protein, whose translation MQYNAKAPYLVETHWQIDEVKDGDSIIISNLFTRLRKEIRLYGLDAPEVKYNRKMKEDEHASHLPAELLLQFGLQSLYFVLSVAPPKTTITIITEWENPYDFWNRQLAYVILPGGECLNELLLINGFAKVTDKYFCSKLADYQLLNREAQLNELGIYSQVKRF comes from the coding sequence ATGCAATACAACGCAAAAGCACCCTATTTAGTGGAAACCCATTGGCAAATAGATGAAGTCAAAGATGGAGATAGCATAATCATTAGCAACCTTTTCACTCGTTTGCGAAAAGAGATACGACTATATGGTTTAGATGCACCAGAAGTAAAGTACAATAGAAAGATGAAAGAAGACGAGCATGCAAGTCATTTACCTGCCGAATTACTGCTGCAATTTGGTTTGCAATCCTTATACTTCGTTTTATCGGTTGCGCCTCCTAAAACAACTATTACGATAATTACAGAATGGGAAAACCCATATGACTTTTGGAACAGGCAACTTGCTTATGTTATTCTTCCAGGTGGAGAATGTTTAAATGAGTTGCTTTTGATCAATGGATTTGCAAAAGTGACCGATAAATATTTTTGTAGTAAATTAGCAGACTATCAATTACTAAATCGTGAGGCACAGCTCAATGAATTAGGCATTTATAGTCAAGTAAAAAGGTTCTGA
- a CDS encoding HEPN domain-containing protein translates to MKDYYCLNLKFKDKKISDKIFHSHLFVNDKEMYFQIIDNDTTSRIDSYFSISENALGLFEENFEVIDTEISIIFDQSRIFKVVSFQNDDKNQYFTIYVSKICLIHKNLHNEFVNEGVAYLNNNGLSVTNLFYSFFTNFKNKNTFSISRMNGMHDFYKIDNIKFRPELEFKNNEKRGSKKLTIKKIPTIKFNFEEIEFEEIKNRIQLICNFLSFCFSVRIIVEKIVFRTEDEIFIFRDTEPNNKTYISELTNNFRFLKENFTIDKILKTDWFSNYKTNEISLTKAIDNFLHAREVSLGASFLLLFNIIEIFNINKNQEKFNFNISKDEMTKEIVSHFKQYLTDKNDEIEFEKKLEGVFNKIEYKPFKSPLEETLKTNNIDPTKFGFTLNKLKRTRDSITHGSLSSIKEEDLKLQIYCIRKIAICLILSKFGLKDDLHKNVT, encoded by the coding sequence GTGAAAGACTACTACTGCCTAAATTTAAAATTTAAGGATAAAAAAATATCTGATAAAATATTTCATTCACATTTATTTGTTAATGACAAGGAAATGTATTTTCAAATAATTGATAATGATACCACTTCTCGAATTGATTCATATTTTTCAATATCAGAAAATGCTTTAGGCTTATTTGAGGAAAATTTTGAAGTTATTGATACCGAAATTTCAATTATTTTTGACCAAAGTCGAATTTTTAAAGTCGTCTCTTTTCAAAATGATGATAAAAATCAATACTTTACGATTTATGTCAGCAAAATATGTCTTATTCATAAAAATCTCCATAATGAATTTGTAAATGAAGGTGTCGCTTATTTAAACAACAATGGATTAAGTGTTACAAATCTTTTTTATTCTTTTTTTACTAACTTTAAAAATAAGAATACATTCTCAATATCACGAATGAATGGAATGCACGATTTCTATAAAATTGACAATATAAAATTTAGACCAGAACTTGAGTTCAAAAATAATGAAAAAAGAGGAAGTAAAAAGTTAACAATAAAGAAGATACCAACCATAAAGTTTAATTTTGAAGAAATTGAATTTGAAGAAATTAAAAATAGAATTCAGTTAATTTGTAATTTCTTATCCTTTTGTTTCAGCGTAAGAATAATTGTTGAAAAAATTGTTTTTAGAACCGAAGATGAAATTTTCATTTTTAGAGACACTGAACCAAACAATAAAACTTATATATCTGAATTGACAAATAATTTTAGATTTCTAAAAGAAAATTTTACTATTGACAAAATATTAAAAACTGATTGGTTTAGTAATTATAAAACAAATGAGATATCCCTAACAAAGGCTATAGATAATTTTTTACACGCTAGAGAAGTTAGTCTAGGAGCTTCTTTTCTATTACTTTTTAATATTATCGAAATATTTAATATAAATAAGAATCAAGAAAAATTCAACTTTAATATTAGCAAAGATGAAATGACAAAAGAGATTGTTTCTCATTTCAAGCAATATTTAACAGATAAAAATGATGAAATTGAGTTTGAAAAAAAACTTGAAGGTGTATTTAATAAAATAGAATATAAACCTTTTAAAAGCCCTCTAGAAGAAACTTTAAAAACAAATAATATTGACCCAACAAAATTTGGTTTTACACTCAATAAATTAAAGAGAACAAGAGATAGCATAACACACGGTAGCCTGAGTTCAATCAAGGAAGAAGATTTGAAACTACAAATCTATTGTATACGAAAAATTGCAATTTGCTTAATTCTTTCTAAATTCGGATTGAAAGATGACCTACATAAAAACGTCACATAA
- a CDS encoding VOC family protein, whose translation MLDHIIITVSDLERSVAFYSNALKPLNISLSMDFKGKDGHPDLKGFGDGNTVFFFLKEGKSMSNSNEVHIGFVAKDHNQVEAFHTSAVEAGAKSMYAPRIFPEYYPGYFATWIIDPDGYEIELVHKS comes from the coding sequence ATGCTAGATCACATTATCATTACAGTAAGCGACTTAGAACGTTCAGTTGCTTTTTACAGCAATGCCCTAAAACCACTTAATATTTCATTGTCTATGGATTTCAAGGGCAAAGACGGACATCCTGATTTAAAAGGTTTTGGTGATGGCAATACCGTCTTTTTTTTTCTAAAGGAAGGGAAAAGTATGTCCAATTCGAATGAAGTGCATATTGGATTTGTTGCAAAAGACCATAATCAAGTAGAAGCATTCCATACATCAGCTGTTGAGGCGGGTGCTAAATCAATGTATGCACCTAGAATTTTTCCAGAATACTATCCCGGCTATTTTGCAACGTGGATAATTGATCCTGATGGATATGAAATTGAACTAGTGCATAAAAGTTAA
- a CDS encoding AraC family transcriptional regulator produces the protein MAGQQQSEYAEILLSCIEEKYFKDEIVLEHHSFARIVSGEMKVIQADKTFTFVTGDTLLFPSNQLSTLIKSPKNGQPYKAIVIFFTPKRLKEFYCNNPIQHSEPHTHKIKTYKKHPMLESFFASLIPYFDLESELPEKIISIKIEEALTILRSIDKDIDNILADFSQPYKINLTDFMEKNYMHNLTMEKFGYLTGRSLTTFKRDFKKTFNTTPQKWIIQKRLELAHYQLSEKGQKPIEVYLETGFENLSHFSFAFKKYFGYAPTNLTDRKASR, from the coding sequence ATGGCAGGACAACAACAAAGTGAATATGCTGAAATTCTTTTATCGTGTATAGAAGAAAAATATTTCAAAGACGAAATTGTTTTGGAGCATCATTCATTTGCACGAATAGTTTCGGGTGAAATGAAAGTGATTCAAGCAGACAAAACCTTCACTTTTGTTACAGGCGACACCTTGCTATTTCCCAGCAATCAACTTTCTACACTTATTAAGAGTCCAAAAAATGGACAACCGTATAAAGCGATTGTTATTTTCTTTACGCCAAAAAGATTAAAAGAGTTTTATTGCAATAATCCTATTCAACACTCCGAACCGCATACCCATAAAATAAAAACTTATAAAAAGCATCCAATGTTGGAAAGTTTTTTTGCTTCACTCATTCCCTATTTTGATTTGGAAAGTGAATTACCCGAAAAAATTATTTCCATTAAAATTGAAGAAGCATTAACCATTCTCCGTTCTATTGACAAGGACATAGACAATATATTAGCCGACTTTTCTCAACCCTATAAAATCAACCTTACCGATTTCATGGAGAAGAACTATATGCATAATTTGACAATGGAAAAATTTGGCTATTTAACAGGACGTAGCTTGACCACTTTTAAGCGTGACTTTAAAAAAACATTTAATACCACACCACAAAAATGGATTATCCAAAAAAGATTAGAACTTGCCCATTATCAATTGTCTGAAAAAGGACAAAAACCAATTGAAGTTTATCTTGAAACCGGTTTTGAAAATCTTTCCCATTTTTCTTTTGCATTCAAAAAGTATTTCGGTTATGCTCCAACAAACTTGACAGACCGAAAAGCCAGCCGCTAA
- a CDS encoding DUF1349 domain-containing protein encodes MKGFYIISITLFFSLNAISQKNDKLEIATIPHELRWENNPLTYSIKDNELIILAGEKTDMFRDPNVTYNTDNAPKLMFKADVNFVLSAAIEHSFINKWDGGAIVIKSDSINWIKFCFEKDYTGAKRVVSVVTRNISDDCNSVEINSNKVFYKVAKADNVITLYCSTDGQSWFLVRHLQFETKSDFEVGFLAQSPIGSKCEVRFSNIQYQTKKISDPYLGE; translated from the coding sequence ATGAAAGGATTTTATATTATCTCAATCACTTTATTTTTTAGTCTTAATGCTATTTCTCAAAAAAATGATAAACTAGAAATTGCTACAATTCCTCATGAATTGCGATGGGAAAACAATCCGTTGACATATTCAATTAAAGATAATGAACTCATTATTTTGGCAGGGGAAAAGACAGATATGTTTAGAGATCCAAATGTTACATACAACACAGACAATGCACCAAAATTAATGTTTAAAGCTGATGTTAATTTTGTACTTTCAGCTGCAATAGAGCATTCTTTCATAAACAAATGGGACGGTGGAGCAATAGTTATAAAAAGTGATAGTATTAATTGGATCAAGTTTTGTTTTGAAAAGGATTACACTGGAGCTAAAAGAGTTGTTAGTGTTGTGACAAGAAATATATCTGATGATTGTAATTCTGTTGAGATTAACTCAAATAAAGTTTTTTATAAGGTAGCAAAAGCTGACAATGTAATAACCTTATATTGTTCAACTGATGGACAAAGTTGGTTTTTAGTAAGACATCTTCAATTTGAAACTAAATCAGATTTTGAGGTTGGATTCTTAGCACAATCGCCTATTGGGTCAAAATGTGAAGTGAGATTTTCAAATATTCAGTACCAAACTAAAAAGATAAGTGACCCTTATCTTGGCGAATAA
- a CDS encoding winged helix-turn-helix domain-containing protein → MHKSRNFLSGKRNYLFRLILLLFIAVISVAFRTEDSDDFNISRREVVLRRIGHEMLLQSGDSTSRVLPIKKIAENEYQIRFEKELSFLPDSLMSITRRFLDNGPLSSNYIVNVLNCDNSSIIYSYAISKNKKDDIVTCSKRRQPKACYRINIKFKPTGITTVKNGYLLGGLSFLAFVGFVFWRSVKPRKALPDSQYTDKFTLGSVLFDSKNKKLIIGGKTIDLTGTETRVLLIFASSPNEIIERSRLQKEIWEDEGVIVGRSLDMFISKLRKKLELDPNIKIVVIRGKGYKLEVSN, encoded by the coding sequence ATGCACAAAAGTCGAAATTTCCTTTCCGGAAAACGCAACTACCTTTTTAGGTTGATACTACTCTTATTTATTGCTGTAATCTCGGTGGCTTTCCGTACTGAGGATAGTGACGATTTTAATATTTCCAGAAGGGAAGTTGTACTTCGCAGGATTGGACATGAAATGCTCCTTCAGTCGGGTGATAGTACATCAAGGGTACTCCCAATAAAAAAGATCGCAGAAAATGAATATCAGATTAGGTTTGAGAAGGAGCTTAGTTTTCTACCGGACTCCCTAATGAGTATTACCCGACGTTTTTTGGATAACGGGCCACTTTCAAGTAATTATATTGTTAATGTTCTGAACTGTGATAATTCAAGTATAATCTATAGCTATGCTATCTCCAAAAATAAAAAAGATGATATTGTAACTTGTAGTAAAAGAAGGCAGCCCAAAGCCTGTTACAGGATTAACATTAAATTCAAACCGACAGGAATAACTACAGTAAAAAATGGATATCTTTTGGGCGGCCTGTCATTTTTAGCATTTGTAGGTTTTGTTTTTTGGAGATCGGTTAAGCCTCGAAAAGCGTTACCTGATAGTCAATATACTGATAAGTTCACTTTGGGCTCGGTGTTGTTTGATTCAAAAAATAAGAAACTCATCATAGGTGGAAAGACAATAGACTTGACCGGAACGGAAACCCGTGTATTGCTCATTTTCGCATCGTCTCCCAACGAAATCATAGAGCGAAGCCGACTGCAAAAAGAGATTTGGGAAGATGAAGGTGTTATTGTGGGGCGTAGTCTGGACATGTTCATATCGAAACTTAGAAAAAAACTGGAACTTGATCCGAATATCAAAATTGTTGTTATTCGCGGCAAAGGATATAAGCTTGAAGTTAGCAATTGA
- a CDS encoding serine hydrolase domain-containing protein, translating to MKQTYLILFTSLLFSKFCFGQDHNSIEPEPIKTELHQSNISKILFTEKRISYENIKKENFLNTYKLTNKSDLFFVAYFNNSLTNYKHQLLPQVSSDSLFKIGNYQFTLYIDSKLIYQSNLLPGAPPAKNQNTDTYLNRPFIDNVNGQGTWSESFWNRFMNNGGDKILTDGNHLLKMEIRPYVKTDTIKTGEIIASGELILEVARHPKIDITKIQLNKIKPYNGLTISNASFNKKKIKQLKGAIDEGIFKKINSIIVLKEGEILIEEYFNGENRNSLHDPRSVGKSFSSTLTGIAINDGFISGDTQTLSHFYNLSQFKNLTPSKGNATIKDLLTMSSGFDGNDEDGSSVGNEENMYPTQDWVKFTLDLPYQESLKEKWHYFTAGVVLLGDILNKSVPNGLEKYADDKLFKPLGITKYKWQYTPQNVPNTAGGIQMNALDFAKYGQLYKNGGTWNNQQILPNDWVEKTFTKQKQIVGRDSEYYGYLFWNKTFKANTKDYEAFYCAGNGGNYILVFKNEPLVIVITASAYGQHYAHSQVTEMLSKYILPAITK from the coding sequence ATGAAACAAACTTATCTAATACTATTTACTTCCCTTCTTTTTTCAAAATTCTGTTTTGGACAAGACCATAACAGCATCGAACCGGAGCCGATAAAGACGGAATTACACCAATCCAATATTAGTAAAATACTTTTCACAGAAAAACGCATTTCCTATGAAAATATTAAGAAGGAAAATTTCTTAAATACATATAAGCTGACAAATAAGAGCGACCTTTTTTTTGTAGCGTATTTCAATAATTCACTAACTAATTATAAGCATCAATTACTGCCTCAGGTTTCATCTGATTCACTTTTTAAAATTGGTAATTACCAATTTACTTTATACATAGACAGCAAATTAATTTATCAAAGCAATCTTCTTCCAGGTGCTCCACCAGCTAAAAATCAAAACACTGACACCTATTTGAATCGTCCATTTATAGACAATGTAAACGGGCAGGGAACTTGGAGTGAATCTTTTTGGAACCGTTTCATGAATAATGGTGGAGACAAGATTCTGACGGATGGGAATCATTTATTGAAAATGGAAATTCGCCCATATGTGAAAACAGATACTATTAAAACAGGCGAGATAATCGCATCAGGAGAATTGATATTGGAAGTTGCCAGACATCCAAAAATTGACATCACAAAAATTCAATTGAATAAAATAAAACCTTACAATGGATTAACAATTTCAAATGCCTCTTTCAACAAAAAGAAAATTAAGCAATTAAAAGGAGCTATTGACGAAGGTATTTTTAAAAAGATAAATAGCATTATTGTTTTAAAAGAAGGAGAAATTTTGATAGAAGAATACTTTAACGGTGAAAATAGAAATTCACTCCATGACCCACGTTCTGTAGGGAAATCTTTTTCATCAACATTAACAGGAATAGCAATTAATGACGGTTTTATTAGTGGTGATACTCAAACATTAAGCCATTTTTATAATCTAAGTCAGTTTAAAAATCTTACTCCATCCAAAGGAAATGCAACTATCAAAGATTTACTGACTATGAGTTCAGGTTTCGACGGAAACGATGAAGATGGAAGTTCAGTTGGCAACGAAGAAAATATGTATCCTACACAAGATTGGGTGAAATTCACTTTGGATTTACCATATCAAGAAAGCCTAAAAGAAAAATGGCATTATTTCACAGCTGGTGTGGTTTTATTAGGTGACATTTTAAATAAATCAGTTCCAAATGGTTTAGAAAAATATGCTGATGACAAACTGTTCAAACCTCTGGGAATTACAAAATACAAATGGCAATATACACCCCAAAATGTTCCCAATACTGCCGGCGGAATTCAAATGAATGCACTTGACTTTGCAAAATATGGACAACTCTATAAAAATGGCGGAACTTGGAATAATCAACAAATTCTGCCTAATGATTGGGTAGAGAAAACTTTCACTAAACAAAAACAAATAGTCGGTAGAGATAGTGAATACTATGGTTATTTGTTTTGGAACAAAACATTCAAAGCCAATACCAAAGATTATGAAGCGTTTTATTGTGCAGGAAACGGAGGAAACTATATTTTGGTTTTTAAAAATGAACCATTGGTTATAGTAATAACTGCAAGTGCATACGGGCAGCATTATGCCCATTCACAGGTTACTGAAATGCTATCTAAATATATATTACCCGCAATAACAAAATAA
- a CDS encoding VOC family protein produces the protein MALINPHINFNGNAEEAFLFYQSVFGGAFAKIMRFKDLASPEFPIPENEANKIMHIALPIGENVLMANDVPESMGPVNENENRSKISISAASREEADKLFNGLSAGGNIEMPISDSPWGSYFGMFRDKFGIEWMVDFDPQYNGKI, from the coding sequence ATGGCACTTATCAATCCTCACATTAACTTCAACGGAAATGCCGAAGAAGCGTTCCTTTTTTACCAATCAGTATTTGGCGGAGCATTCGCAAAGATTATGCGTTTCAAAGATTTAGCAAGCCCTGAATTTCCAATACCAGAAAATGAAGCCAATAAAATCATGCACATTGCTTTGCCTATTGGCGAAAATGTTTTAATGGCGAATGATGTTCCAGAAAGTATGGGTCCCGTAAATGAAAATGAAAACAGATCTAAAATATCCATCAGCGCAGCAAGTCGTGAAGAAGCAGACAAGTTATTTAACGGACTTTCAGCTGGCGGAAATATTGAAATGCCCATTAGCGACAGTCCTTGGGGTTCTTATTTTGGAATGTTTAGAGACAAATTCGGTATCGAGTGGATGGTGGATTTTGACCCACAGTATAACGGAAAAATATAA
- a CDS encoding cytochrome c oxidase assembly factor Coa1 family protein, whose amino-acid sequence MDNELIVEKSWWNRNWKWSLPTFIVLILFVFGILITTTIDGNLTDIAQAYSEHSLYGKAIEKAQTNTRVLDVIGTIEPIDQLAVLEGNAIYSNHNKAVAVSVRIKGNKGKGKMDIAAVKNGKEWKYQKISIRIKDPKEEIQILKDTLTTRKN is encoded by the coding sequence ATGGATAATGAATTAATTGTAGAAAAAAGTTGGTGGAACAGGAATTGGAAATGGTCCTTACCCACTTTCATTGTACTGATTTTATTCGTATTTGGAATCCTTATCACGACAACCATCGACGGAAATCTGACGGATATCGCTCAAGCCTATTCCGAACATTCCCTTTATGGAAAAGCGATTGAAAAAGCCCAAACCAATACCCGGGTTCTTGACGTTATAGGAACAATAGAACCAATAGATCAATTGGCTGTTCTGGAAGGAAATGCCATCTATTCAAACCATAACAAAGCTGTTGCAGTATCGGTACGAATAAAAGGAAACAAAGGAAAAGGTAAAATGGATATTGCTGCTGTCAAAAACGGAAAAGAATGGAAATATCAAAAAATAAGCATCCGAATTAAAGACCCTAAAGAAGAAATTCAAATTTTAAAAGATACCCTAACAACAAGAAAAAACTAA
- a CDS encoding alpha/beta hydrolase, with protein sequence MKKSTAFLLFFIFLASKLTAQIPPNIKKLFPQGTVMHPDIPYASDTLVKHTLDLYLPAKQEKKVPLVIWIHGGGWRQGNKYSDMENMKTTLKAIVDNGFAVASINYRYSTTAIFPAQIQDCNQAIDFLYKNANNYLLDPENIAVIGFSAGGYLASFLGTSNNNYNEAFYLHKKQPDFKIKGVIDFYGPSDFVARIGSMPLYEGEQKSTSTALLGAQPLLRPDLAKIASPTTYIDKDDPPFLIFHGDKDQTVTISLSKLLDSYLQLANVQSDFVIVKEAQHGGTQFNSEDTKNKIISFLNTHLKKQ encoded by the coding sequence ATGAAAAAAAGCACTGCCTTTTTATTATTTTTTATTTTTCTGGCCAGCAAACTCACTGCACAAATTCCGCCAAATATCAAAAAATTATTTCCTCAAGGCACCGTTATGCATCCGGACATTCCTTATGCTTCGGATACACTCGTAAAACATACACTCGACTTGTACCTGCCGGCTAAACAGGAAAAAAAAGTGCCACTTGTGATTTGGATTCACGGCGGTGGTTGGAGACAAGGCAACAAATACAGTGATATGGAAAACATGAAAACAACCCTAAAAGCAATTGTAGACAATGGTTTTGCCGTGGCATCTATCAATTATCGCTACAGCACTACCGCAATTTTTCCTGCTCAAATACAAGATTGCAACCAAGCCATTGATTTTCTGTATAAAAATGCCAACAACTATCTTTTAGACCCAGAGAATATAGCCGTAATCGGTTTTTCGGCAGGAGGCTATCTGGCTTCATTCCTGGGAACCTCCAATAACAATTATAACGAAGCCTTTTATCTCCATAAAAAACAACCTGATTTTAAAATCAAAGGCGTAATTGATTTTTATGGCCCCTCCGATTTTGTTGCCCGTATCGGTAGCATGCCGTTGTACGAAGGAGAACAAAAATCAACCTCGACCGCTCTGCTTGGAGCACAGCCACTGCTGCGCCCGGATTTAGCAAAAATAGCAAGCCCTACCACTTACATTGATAAAGATGACCCACCCTTTCTCATCTTTCACGGCGATAAAGATCAGACCGTTACTATTTCGTTATCAAAATTATTAGATTCCTACTTACAGCTGGCAAACGTCCAAAGTGATTTTGTAATTGTAAAAGAGGCCCAACATGGCGGAACACAATTTAATTCGGAAGACACCAAAAACAAAATTATATCCTTTTTGAATACCCATCTAAAAAAACAGTAA
- a CDS encoding endo-arabinase — MKQKLTLCLLIAISLAGYSQKTDEAESIKKLLEKESATWRAQDSKGHTECWHIQPYSRILVSTLEGKTYDVPPAAMIDSKPEAMGNGGFAVQTNYKMSIKGDTAWVSHDEESTSKEGKKTLSYEIRMLEKINNQWKLVGQSIHIYKSE, encoded by the coding sequence ATGAAACAAAAACTAACCTTATGCCTGCTTATTGCCATCAGTCTTGCAGGCTACAGCCAAAAAACCGATGAAGCAGAATCCATCAAAAAACTATTAGAAAAAGAATCCGCTACCTGGAGAGCACAAGACAGCAAAGGCCACACTGAGTGTTGGCACATTCAACCGTACAGTCGCATATTAGTCTCTACTCTCGAAGGGAAAACTTATGATGTTCCTCCAGCCGCAATGATTGACAGCAAACCGGAAGCTATGGGAAATGGTGGTTTTGCAGTACAAACAAACTACAAAATGAGCATCAAAGGCGACACCGCCTGGGTAAGTCATGATGAAGAATCAACCTCAAAAGAGGGTAAGAAAACACTTTCTTATGAAATTCGAATGTTAGAAAAAATAAATAACCAATGGAAATTAGTCGGACAATCCATTCACATTTATAAATCGGAATAA
- a CDS encoding CPBP family intramembrane glutamic endopeptidase: protein MKNYEHLRTVPKRYQKAVFEAVFCSVGLVVFGYLVSYPFPTKFLSLAPLLMSAYIISRRIHSPMATLAVFFRDLFSRKKLIYAFIGLETGMAAAMYYRGSIGLPVLPATLESFALVGMTIGVVEESVFRGFIQGRLMKLDPGLAVIFTALAHALYKASLFLAPAAQHLENMTSFFLWSFSGYIVLGILRYYSKSMAAVIIAHATFDLILYAENLQAPFWVW, encoded by the coding sequence ATGAAGAATTATGAACACCTTAGAACCGTGCCGAAGCGATACCAAAAAGCCGTATTCGAAGCTGTATTTTGCAGTGTAGGATTGGTTGTTTTTGGGTATTTGGTCAGTTATCCCTTCCCTACAAAATTTCTTTCTTTGGCTCCACTTTTAATGAGTGCCTATATTATCAGTCGCCGTATCCATTCCCCTATGGCCACTTTAGCTGTATTTTTTCGGGACCTTTTTTCTCGAAAGAAACTCATTTATGCCTTCATCGGATTAGAAACAGGAATGGCTGCCGCAATGTATTATCGGGGCAGTATAGGCTTGCCGGTTTTGCCCGCAACATTAGAAAGTTTTGCTTTGGTCGGAATGACTATCGGTGTTGTAGAGGAATCTGTTTTCCGTGGTTTCATACAAGGCCGATTAATGAAATTAGATCCCGGTTTGGCTGTGATTTTTACGGCATTAGCCCATGCATTGTACAAAGCATCCTTATTTCTTGCTCCTGCAGCACAACATTTAGAAAACATGACCTCGTTTTTTCTGTGGTCCTTTAGTGGATATATCGTTCTGGGTATTTTGAGATATTATTCAAAAAGCATGGCGGCAGTTATTATCGCCCATGCCACATTTGACCTCATTCTCTATGCCGAAAATTTACAGGCTCCTTTTTGGGTGTGGTAA